A genome region from Altererythrobacter aquiaggeris includes the following:
- the lpdA gene encoding dihydrolipoyl dehydrogenase: MSEHYDMIVLGSGPGGYVAAIRGAQLGLKVAIVERELLGGICLNWGCIPTKALLRSAEIFHYMKNAKDYGLAAKHITADLDSVVKRSRGVSKQLNQGIGHLMKKNKIAVHMGEGRLAGPGKLEVMGEKGTETLTAKHIIVATGARARNLPFAPADGKRIWTYRHAMTPTEMPSKLLVIGSGAIGIEFASFYNDMGAEVTVVEMLDRVVPVEDAEVSAFLEKALKKQGMTIMTGTGIEGLEAGAAGVTAKIKGKDGKVTSGEYSHVIVAIGIQPNTENIGLEEQGTEMDRGFIQIDDFGRTGAKGLWAIGDCVPGPWLAHKASHEGVTAAEAIAQELGNKDVHPHALDRNNIPGCTYCHPQIASIGMTEAKAKDAGYELKVGNFPFIGNGKAIALGEAEGFIKTVFDAKTGELLGAHMIGAEVTELIQGYTIGKTLETTEAELMQTIFPHPTLSEMMHESVLSAYGKALHI; this comes from the coding sequence ATGTCTGAGCATTATGACATGATCGTTCTTGGATCCGGACCCGGCGGCTATGTCGCGGCAATCCGCGGAGCGCAGCTCGGGCTCAAGGTCGCAATTGTCGAGCGCGAGCTGCTGGGCGGTATCTGTCTCAACTGGGGATGTATCCCGACCAAGGCGCTGCTGCGTTCGGCAGAGATCTTCCATTATATGAAGAACGCAAAGGATTATGGCCTCGCAGCCAAGCATATCACCGCCGATCTGGATTCGGTGGTGAAGCGGTCGCGCGGCGTATCCAAACAGCTCAATCAGGGCATCGGGCACCTGATGAAAAAGAACAAGATTGCGGTTCACATGGGCGAGGGCAGGTTGGCCGGCCCGGGCAAGCTGGAAGTGATGGGCGAGAAGGGCACCGAAACGCTCACCGCCAAGCATATCATCGTCGCAACGGGCGCACGGGCACGCAACCTCCCGTTCGCTCCCGCTGACGGGAAGCGCATCTGGACATATCGCCATGCGATGACGCCGACCGAAATGCCAAGCAAGTTGCTGGTGATCGGATCGGGCGCAATCGGGATCGAGTTTGCCAGTTTCTATAATGACATGGGTGCGGAAGTGACCGTCGTGGAAATGCTCGACCGGGTGGTGCCTGTCGAGGATGCGGAAGTGTCGGCCTTCCTCGAAAAAGCGCTTAAAAAGCAGGGTATGACCATTATGACCGGCACCGGGATTGAAGGTCTGGAGGCCGGCGCAGCGGGCGTGACCGCCAAGATCAAGGGCAAGGATGGCAAGGTCACATCCGGAGAGTACAGCCATGTCATCGTCGCCATCGGAATACAGCCCAACACCGAAAACATCGGGTTGGAGGAACAGGGAACGGAAATGGACCGCGGCTTTATCCAGATCGACGATTTCGGCCGCACAGGCGCCAAGGGTCTTTGGGCAATCGGAGACTGCGTGCCCGGACCTTGGCTCGCGCATAAGGCCAGCCATGAGGGTGTAACGGCGGCCGAGGCGATTGCTCAGGAATTGGGGAACAAGGATGTTCACCCGCACGCGCTGGACCGCAACAACATTCCGGGCTGTACTTATTGCCACCCGCAGATCGCCAGCATCGGCATGACCGAGGCAAAGGCGAAAGATGCGGGATACGAGCTGAAAGTCGGTAACTTCCCCTTTATCGGCAATGGCAAGGCCATCGCGCTGGGCGAGGCAGAGGGCTTTATCAAGACGGTGTTCGATGCCAAGACCGGCGAGCTACTCGGCGCGCACATGATCGGCGCAGAAGTGACCGAGTTGATTCAGGGCTACACTATTGGGAAAACGCTGGAGACAACCGAAGCAGAATTGATGCAGACAATCTTCCCGCATCCCACCTTGAGCGAGATGATGCATGAGAGCGTATTGAGCGCCTATGGCAAGGCGTTACATATCTAG
- a CDS encoding acyl-CoA thioesterase, producing MSDRTPLIRVTAMPADTNPYGGVFGGWLMAQMALGAGALASRRGQGKAVVVSATDFAFPGAMAVGDELSVFCDITHIGNTSLTIAAEAIARERNGEATTMVANGTFKFVLLDDSDRPRPVSDAVEEPALTANDAE from the coding sequence ATGTCTGATCGTACCCCCCTGATCCGGGTCACCGCGATGCCTGCCGACACCAACCCTTATGGCGGCGTGTTCGGCGGATGGCTCATGGCGCAAATGGCGCTTGGCGCTGGGGCGCTTGCTTCGCGGCGGGGGCAGGGGAAGGCCGTGGTGGTGAGCGCAACCGATTTTGCCTTTCCCGGCGCTATGGCGGTGGGCGACGAGCTGTCCGTTTTTTGCGATATCACGCATATTGGCAACACATCGCTTACTATCGCCGCCGAAGCCATTGCCCGCGAGCGTAATGGCGAAGCGACCACCATGGTAGCCAATGGGACCTTCAAATTCGTGCTGCTCGACGATTCCGACCGCCCGCGTCCGGTGAGCGATGCGGTTGAAGAGCCTGCGCTAACAGCAAATGATGCGGAGTAA